AAAACAACCTTACGAAATTTTAGGAGTTGAAAAAGAATTTTGGGAAGATTTTGAAGACGAATTTTGTGAAGCTCTTGATAATTCAAAACATTTTCGGGAGTTTTATCAACGTTGTCAAAAGTTTTCAGAGAATTTTTTAGCTATGATGTTAGCTGAATTTAGTGCTGGATTAGGTATTCTTGCCTTGCGTGAAGTTTATTTAGAGGTTTATATTGTTTTGGGTAGTTGTTTTATGTTTGACCTTGAAAAATATCACCCTGATAGTGATTATATAGATTCTGCCTTTTTATTTGAAAAATTAAAACGACTTCCTAAAGAACTTCTAATAGCTTTTTTGTGGTTCATGGTTGAAGCAATCGGACAATGTAATTTCAGTTTAAATAAAACCATAATTAATTAAGGATGGTAGGAGGAAAAAATGGATTTGAAAGAAAAGTTAGAGAAAGTTTGTGAGATTTGTGAAAGGATAAGAAAAGAAATGTTGGTTAAATGGGTTGAAAGCATAGTTTATGATAAAGAAGAAGAATATTTAGAATTTATAAAAAATGTAGTTTGTGGTTTGAGTGATGAGGAATTAAAAAAATTTTATAATAAATATTTTGGAATAATAAATTAATTGGGGGAAAGTCATGCATATCCTATGCTTATGATGCTGAAGGGCTTTTTTTAAGATTTATTGAAGAAGTAAGACGTCATGCTGAAGGTGAGAGAGATAATGGAAGCGATTAAATCAGGTATTGATGCAGCTAAAGAGGATTATTATAACTGGATAGCCAATTTTTTCCCTGAATATAAACCTTATTTAAAGTCGCCATCTAGGTCGGAAGTATTAAGTGCTTTTTCTGATACAATAAAGAAGATTTTACCTGAAAAAATTAAAGAGTTGAAAAAGCGTCAAAAAGAATTTGAAAATAAGTTAAAAAGATTACCTCCTCCAAGAAATGAATATGAATTTGTGGCAAGGAGAGCAATTTTGAATTTTGTCATTGAGGAGTATGATAAAAAAATAAGAGAGTTGTATAGTTTTTTAAAGCCTAAAAAAGTAAAAAAACAAAGAGAAAAAGAAAAAATTACAGAATTTGATATTGAAAGAGCAAAAGAATATCCCATTGTCACTTTAGCTGAAGAACTTGGTTTTAGCCCTAAAAGAGTTGGACAAAATTATTTTATTAAATGCCCTTTTCATGAAGAAACACATCCAAGTTGTTGCCTTAATCCTGAAAAAAACATTTTTTACTGCTTTGGATGCCAAAAAGGTGGTAATGTAATTACATTTTATATGGAAGTTACAGGAAAAACGTTTAAAGAAGCAGTTGAAGATTTAGCATTTGACAAATTTTAAAAAATGAGCTATATATCCCAAAAGGAGGTGAGAGAATGGCTAAAGAGAAAAAAGTAAATCCAAGGGTTGATTTTTTGTTAAGGATTCCACCAGAATTGATGAAGGAAGTTAATGATTATTCAAAGAAATTGGGTATCACAAAAACTGAGCTTATCAAAATAGGAATCGAAAGGTTATTAAGAGACCTTAAAAAAGAAGATAAAAAATAATGGTGGTTAGTTACTCTAGATTAAACAGGTATAGAACTTGTGGTATTTCTTATTATTTTTACTATATCGTTGGTAAAAAATATCCACCAACTATTGGTATGATTTTAGGCACTGCTTTCCATGATACTTATAAACTAAATTTCAAACAAAAATTGGCAATCAATGAAGACATGTCTGTTGAGAATCTTCAAAAGATTTTTATAAAAAAATATGATAAGTTAGTTAAAAAAGTCAGATGGTCACCAAGTCAAATAGGTAAGGAAGAAGAGCTTTTAGAATTTCATAAAAATAAAGGTCTTAAGTTAGTCAAATTGTTTTACCCTATTGCTCAAAAGCTTATTCCTCTCAGTGCTGAAGATAAATATAGAGTGAAAATACCAAAAGAAAATCTTGAAATTATTATCAAACCTGACCTTATTGTTTATGATGGTATTATTGACTTTAAAACTAAAACAAGAAAATCTGTCCCTGATTTTAATCAACTTTTACTTTACTCTTTTGCTTATAAAGAACTTTGTAAAAAACCTCCTAAACATTTAACTTTTTATGACCTTATTTACACAAAAACTAAAGAATATATTTTAAAACATAGCATTGATGGAAATGTAGATGCACAGCCAGAAATACTGATTCAAGAAGTAAAAGCTATATTAAAAGCGATAGAAAATAAAATCTTTTTTCCTGCACAGCCTAACTCATGGAAATGCAGTGCTGAGTATTGTGAATATTATGATGAGTGCCTTTATGGGAAAAGAAGACATGAAACCTACCAAAGAATCGAAGAATAAAAAAGAAATTAAAATACCTAGCTTGTTATTTAACCTTTTAACTCCAGAAGAAAAAAGAAAAATCTTTTTAAAGAAAGAAATTAAATTAATTAAAATAAAAAAGGAGGAATAGTTATGGATTATAAAGAAGTCCTTGAAATTGCAAATATTTTAGTGCAGAGTGGTCTTTTTCCTAATGCAAAGAATAAAGAAGGTGCATTTGCAATACTTGAGTATGGTAGAGAACTTGGAATCCCACCTGTAGTAGCCTTACAGAATATTTCAATTGTGAAAGGAAGGCTTTGTTTATCAGCACAATTAATGTTAACGTTAGCAATTAGAAATAATGTGATCTATCAAATTGAAAAAAATGATGACCATGAATGTATTATCAAATTCACAAGAATAATTAGAGATAAAGCCGTAAGTTATATAAGCAGATTTACAATAGAGGAGGCTAAAAAAGCACAATTGATAAGACAGGATAGTAATTGGTTGAAATATCCAAAGG
The DNA window shown above is from Candidatus Desulfofervidus auxilii and carries:
- a CDS encoding CHC2 zinc finger domain-containing protein, with amino-acid sequence MEAIKSGIDAAKEDYYNWIANFFPEYKPYLKSPSRSEVLSAFSDTIKKILPEKIKELKKRQKEFENKLKRLPPPRNEYEFVARRAILNFVIEEYDKKIRELYSFLKPKKVKKQREKEKITEFDIERAKEYPIVTLAEELGFSPKRVGQNYFIKCPFHEETHPSCCLNPEKNIFYCFGCQKGGNVITFYMEVTGKTFKEAVEDLAFDKF
- a CDS encoding ribbon-helix-helix domain-containing protein; amino-acid sequence: MAKEKKVNPRVDFLLRIPPELMKEVNDYSKKLGITKTELIKIGIERLLRDLKKEDKK
- a CDS encoding PD-(D/E)XK nuclease family protein, which codes for MVVSYSRLNRYRTCGISYYFYYIVGKKYPPTIGMILGTAFHDTYKLNFKQKLAINEDMSVENLQKIFIKKYDKLVKKVRWSPSQIGKEEELLEFHKNKGLKLVKLFYPIAQKLIPLSAEDKYRVKIPKENLEIIIKPDLIVYDGIIDFKTKTRKSVPDFNQLLLYSFAYKELCKKPPKHLTFYDLIYTKTKEYILKHSIDGNVDAQPEILIQEVKAILKAIENKIFFPAQPNSWKCSAEYCEYYDECLYGKRRHETYQRIEE